In a genomic window of Pangasianodon hypophthalmus isolate fPanHyp1 chromosome 1, fPanHyp1.pri, whole genome shotgun sequence:
- the nop2 gene encoding probable 28S rRNA (cytosine(4447)-C(5))-methyltransferase produces the protein MGRKFDPTTKVKRGPGRKARKQKGAETELTKLLVDEDEPKKLSSRARKRAVKRAQGATAHTEEKQPKKGFSDDNSEWLTPAKRKRKIDHSEGDEDSDSQWEEEEDDDDEVEDIEEGEKEQVEADDDDDDDDDDDMVDDYGAMEDSSEGEEQEEAGSDGEELLPIERAARKQKKRQEAAEQESEDEDDDDDEEEEEEDEKMDDDEEEEEEEDTVQANIDHMDRFKLPNAKEREKEGLLPLDLQSIHQRIKDNVDVLSHFSEKREEGRERAEYLSLLKSDLCTYYSYNDFLMSNLMELFPLAELIDFLEANEVQRPVTIRTNTLKTRRRDLAQALINRGVNLDPLGKWSKVGLVIFDSSVPIGATPEYLAGHYMLQGASSLLPVMALSPQEGESVLDMSAAPGGKTTYMAQLMRNTGVIVANDASAERLKSVVGNIHRLGITNTIICNYDGRQFPKVMGGFDRVLLDAPCSGTGVISKDPAVKTSKDNSDILRSAHLQKELILAAIDSVNADSQTGGYLVYCTCSITVEENEWVVDYALKKRNVKLVPTGLDFGKEGFTRFKERRFHPSLKLSRRFYPHSHNMDGFFVAKLKKFSNTIPTAPAEENENASKTETPATSEDKNSKPESKQQSKGTQGKARETKQQSKPTSNSKTESPIAKKKPVVKGKKLKDEGPKKKLAKMDEQNSKEVKTKEKLKVLKVDKDITNESVTVKAEGSLLKKKTNKKNQKNLFQRRKNKMGKNKFKKLKNVLKQQEAGQ, from the exons AGGATGAGCCTAAAAAACTGTCTAGCAGAGCCAGAAAACG TGCTGTGAAGAGAGCACAGGGGGCCACTGCACACACGGAAGAAAAACAGCCCAAGAAAG GATTCTCTGATGACAACAGCGAATGGCTGACACCAGCAAAGCGAAAGCGCAAAATTGACCATTCAGAAGGGGACGAGGACAGCGACAGCCAGtgggaggaagaggaagatgatgatgatgaagtagAGGATATagaggaaggagaaaaagaacaaGTTGAggcagatgatgatgatgatgatgatgacgacgatgatATGGTCGATGACTATGGAGCGATGGAAGATAGCAGTGAAGGAGAAGAACAGGAGGAGGCAGGCAGTGATGGAGAGGAG CTGCTACCTATTGAACGAGCTGCCAGGAAACAGAAAAAACGTCAGGAAGCCGCAGAACAGGAGAGTGAAGacgaggatgatgatgatgatgaggaggaggaggaggaagatgaaaaaatggatgatgatgaggaggaggaggaagaagaggacaCAGTGCAGGCGAATATTGACCACATGGACAGGTTTAAACTGCCTAATGCAAAGGAGCGAGAGAAGGAGG GACTTTTGCCTCTAGACCTGCAGAGCATCCACCAGAGGATCAAAGACAACGTGGATGTGCTCTCCCACTTCagtgagaagagagaggaggggagggAGCGAGCAGAGTACCTCTCGCTGCTGAAGTCAGATCTCTGCACGTACTACAGCTACAACGACTTCCTCATGAGCAATCTCATGGAGCTGTTTCCACTCGCTGag CTCATAGATTTTCTGGAGGCCAATGAAGTTCAGAGACCTGTCACCATTAGGACCAACACCCTTAAAACCAGGAGGAGAGACTTGGCTCAG GCTCTGATCAATAGGGGTGTAAATCTGGATCCTTTGGGGAAGTGGTCTAAAGTGGGCCTGGTCATCTTTGATTCCTCCGTTCCCATAG gtGCAACTCCTGAGTATCTAGCTGGGCACTACATGCTGCAGGGAGCTTCGTCACTGCTCCCTGTAATGGCGCTCTCTCCCCAGGAGGGGGAGTCTGTTCTGGACATGAGTGCGGCTCCTGGGGGAAAGACCACATATATGG CCCAGCTGATGAGAAACACAGGAGTGATAGTTGCTAACGATGCCAGTGCTGAGAGGTTGAAAAGTGTTGTGGGAAACATCCATCGCCTGGGAatcaccaacaccatcatctGTAACTATGATGGCAGACAGTTTCCCAAG GTGATGGGAGGTTTTGACAGAGTGTTGTTGGACGCTCCTTGCTCAGGTACAGGGGTCATCTCCAAAGATCCAGCAGTGAAAACTAGCAAG GACAATTCCGATATTCTGCGCTCAGCTCATCTACAGAAGGAGCTGATTCTGGCTGCCATCGACTCAGTCAATGCTGACTCTCAGACGGGTGGTTATCTTGTCTACTGCACCTGCTCTATTACG GTGGAAGAGAACGAGTGGGTTGTGGATTATGCCCTAAAGAAGAGAAATGTAAAACTGGTTCCCACAGGATTGGACTTTGGCAAAGAAGGCTTCACCAG ATTTAAAGAGCGACGTTTCCACCCTTCACTTAAGCTGTCTCGAAGGTTCTACCCACATTCCCACAACATGGATGGCTTCTTTGTGGCAAAGCTGAAGAAGTTCTCTAACACCATTCCCACTGCACCCGCAG AAGAGAACGAAAACGCCAGCAAAACAGAAACACCTGCTACATCAGAGGACAAAAACTCGAAACCAGAGTCTAAGCAACAGAGCAAAGGTACACAAGGAAAAGCCAGAGAGACTAAGCAACAATCAAAACCAACTAGCAACAGCAAAACCGAAAGCCCCATTGCCAAGAAAAAGCCAGTGGTAAAAGGTAAAAAATTAAAGGATGAAGGTCCCAAAAAGAAATTGGCGAAAATGGATGAACAGAATTCAAAGGAAGTCAAGACCAAAGAAAAGCTCAAAGTCCTAAAAGTGGACAAAGACATAACAAATGAGTCTGTGACTGTGAAAGCAGAGGGAAGCTTGCTTAAGAagaagacaaacaaaaagaatcaGAAGAATCTCTTTCAAAGAAGGAAGAataaaatggggaaaaacaaATTTAAGAAGTTAAAAAATGTGCTGAAGCAACAGGAGGCTGGACAGTAG